A section of the Labrus bergylta chromosome 21, fLabBer1.1, whole genome shotgun sequence genome encodes:
- the LOC109994831 gene encoding transcription factor Sox-9-A, with protein sequence MNLLDPYLKMTEEQDKCLSDAPSPSMSEDSAGSPCPSGSGSDTENTRPSENGLLRADGEFKKDEEDKFPACIREAVSQVLKGYDWTLVPMPVRVNGSSKNKPHVKRPMNAFMVWAQAARRKLADQYPHLHNAELSKTLGKLWRLLNEGEKRPFVEEAERLRVQHKKDHPDYKYQPRRRKAVKNGQSESEDGSEQTHISPNAIFKALQQADSPASSMGEVHSPSEHSGSQGPPTPPTTPKTDVSSGKMDLKREGGLRSLPDGPGGRQLNIDFRDVDIGELSSDVISHIETFDVNEFDQYLPPNGHPGSAAGPGNTTPVSYTASYSISSGAPVSPQAGGIAAWMAKSQNQQGQQQLTLTTLGSGGSSSSSEAAQAQHRTQIKTEQLSPSHYSEQQGSPQHVAFSPFNLQHYSPSSSYPVISRAQQYDYSDHQVGSTAAASYYSHAGAGAGQGSGLFSTFSYSQRPMYTPIADNSGVPSIPQSSPQHWEQAPVYTQLTRP encoded by the exons ATGAATCTCCTCGACCCTTACCTGAAGATGACGGAGGAACAAGACAAGTGTCTCTCTGATGCCCCGAGCCCGAGCATGTCCGAGGACTCCGCGGGCTCCCCGTGCCCGTCCGGCTCGGGCTCGGACACCGAGAACACCCGGCCGTCGGAGAACGGGCTGCTCAGAGCGGACGGAGAATTCAAGAAGGACGAGGAAGATAAGTTCCCCGCTTGCATCCGCGAGGCTGTGTCCCAGGTGCTCAAAGGTTACGACTGGACCCTCGTCCCTATGCCAGTGCGCGTTAACGGATCCTCTAAGAACAAGCCTCACGTTAAGAGACCGATGAATGCGTTCATGGTGTGGGCTCAGGCTGCGCGGAGGAAGCTGGCGGATCAATACCCACACCTGCATAACGCGGAGCTCAGCAAAACTCTGGGGAAACTTTGGAG ACTTCTCAATGAAGGAGAGAAGCGACCGTTTGTGGAGGAGGCTGAGCGGCTCCGCGTGCAGCACAAGAAGGATCACCCTGACTATAAATACCAGCCCAGGCGGAGGAAGGCGGTGAAAAACGGACAGAGCGAGTCGGAGGACGGCAGCGAGCAGACCCACATTTCCCCCAATGCCATCTTCAAAGCCCTTCAGCAGGCGGACTCTCCCGCCTCCAGCATGGGAGAGGTGCACTCTCCTAGCGAGCACTCAG GCTCCCAGGGGCCCCCTACTCCTCCCACTACCCCAAAGACTGATGTCAGCTCAGGCAAGATGGACCTTAAGCGGGAAGGTGGCCTTCGCTCTCTGCCCGACGGCCCCGGCGGGCGTCAGCTGAACATCGACTTCCGTGATGTTGACATCGGGGAGCTGAGCAGTGATGTCATATCCCACATTGAAACCTTTGACGTCAACGAGTTTGACCAGTACCTGCCGCCTAACGGCCACCCTGGCTCCGCAGCTGGTCCGGGCAACACCACGCCCGTCAGCTACACCGCCAGCTACAGCATCAGCAGCGGCGCCCCGGTGAGCCCGCAGGCGGGAGGCATCGCAGCCTGGATGGCTAAAAGCCAGAACCAGCaggggcagcagcagctcacccTGACCACCCTGGGcagcggcggcagcagcagcagctcagaggcGGCTCAGGCCCAGCACAGGACCCAGATCAAGACAGAGCAGCTGAGCCCCAGTCACTACAGCGAGCAGCAGGGCTCCCCGCAGCACGTCGCCTTCAGCCCCTTCAACCTGCAGCACTacagcccctcctcctcctacccCGTCATCTCCAGGGCGCAGCAGTACGACTACTCCGACCACCAGGTGGGGAGCACCGCCGCCGCCTCCTATTACAGCCACGCAGGGGCGGGGGCGGGGCAAGGCTCTGGGCTCTTCTCGACTTTCAGCTACAGCCAGAGGCCCATGTACACGCCCATTGCCGACAACTCGGGGGTGCCCTCCATCCCCCAGAGCAGCCCGCAGCACTGGGAGCAGGCTCCGGTTTACACCCAGCTCACGAGACCCTGA